A part of Arachis hypogaea cultivar Tifrunner chromosome 12, arahy.Tifrunner.gnm2.J5K5, whole genome shotgun sequence genomic DNA contains:
- the LOC112727635 gene encoding serine/threonine-protein kinase Nek6 isoform X2: MNLIAKLSSPYIVECKDAWVEKGDYVYIISAYCEGGDMAQYIKKARGSFFPEERVCKWMTQLLLAVDYLHSNRVLHRDLKCSNILLTRDNNIQIGDFGLAKLLNKEDLPSPVIGTPNYMCPELLDNIPYGYKSDIWTLGCCMFEIVAHQPAFRAPDRAGLINKINRSSISPFPIVYTPTLKQLIKSMLRRNPEHRPTAAELLRHPHLLPYVLRCRNASPVFLPVHLINSSPKDKTKQSPKKSSGGRDHREKQEGFANHMEQVRLIEGNAEVHVTNHHNDGKLTVSTSAEDFLETKMVDPTSYTMETAASVSGSKDGSITSDSTICSVCKEADFKGRLAKEATESEITSKSTLDSVNVEQGFAAENFLQSDSVNVTTAATKIEDTLPKPMDSCKSIMSSQDSTVGNDKDDFVNEERSSPVLQPVRLEKDTESDGSLKKSENHDAFTEVSHLDCLSSASNDTLPGKDEGVATTAAHKEGSNAAVVVDKTTNGISLSRPTSKGGDGTTKSVLINRSQNRADALEALLELCAQLLKQGKLDELAAVLRPFGEDTVSSRETAIWLTKSLLSSQKFNSET, translated from the exons GGGGACTATGTATACATTATATCTGCTTATTGTGAAGGAGGTGACAT GGCTCAGTATATAAAGAAAGCCCGAGGATCATTCTTCCCTGAGGAG AGAGTTTGCAAATGGATGACTCAGTTGTTGCTAGCTGTGGACTACCTGCACTCCAATCGAGTACTCCACAGAGATCTTAAG TGTTCCAACATACTCCTCACGAGAGACAATAACATTCAGATAG GTGACTTTGGTCTTGCAAAGCTACTTAATAAAGAAGACCTTCCTTCCCCG GTTATTGGAACTCCAAACTACATGTGTCCTGAGCTTCTAGATAATATACCTTACGGTTATAAATCCGATATATGGACCCTTG GTTGCTGCATGTTTGAAATCGTCGCACATCAACCAGCATTTCGTGCTCCG GACAGGGCAGGactaatcaataaaataaatagatcCTCCATTTCTCCATTTCCAATTGTTTACACTCCCACACT GAAACAACTGATTAAAAGCATGCTGAGGAGAAATCCAGAACATAGACCTACA GCAGCCGAGTTATTAAGGCATCCTCATTTACTACCTTATGTTCTTCGCTGTCGCAATGCATCGCCTGTTTTTCTTCCGGTACATCTCATAAATAGTAGCCCAAAGGATAAAACAAAGCAATCTCCCAAAAAATCTAGTGGTGGCAGAGATCATAGAGAAAAACAAGAAGGATTTGCAAATCATATGGAGCAAGTTCGTCTTATTGAGGGAAATGCGGAGGTACATGTAACTAATCATCATAATGATGGCAAACTAACAGTCTCGACAAGTGCCGAAGACTTCCTTGAAACCAAGATGGTTGATCCTACCAGCTACACGATGGAAACTGCAGCCAGTGTTAGTGGCTCGAAAGATGGGTCAATTACTTCTGATTCAACCATTTGCAGTGTGTGCAAGGAAGCAGACTTTAAAGGTAGACTTGCGAAGGAAGCAACAGAAAGTGAGATCACATCAAAGAGTACACTAGATTCTGTGAATGTGGAACAAGGATTTGCTGCTGAAAATTTTCTCCAGTCAGATTCAGTTAATGTAACTACAGCAGCCACAAAAATCGAAGACACTCTTCCCAAACCCATGGACTCCTGTAAATCAATAATGTCTAGTCAAGACAGTACTGTCGGCAATGATAAAGATGACTTTGTCAACGAAGAAAGATCATCCCCAGTTTTGCAGCCGGTCAGGCTCGAGAAAGACACCGAATCTGATGGCAGCTTAAAGAAAAGTGAAAACCATGATGCATTTACTGAAGTCTCACATTTGGACTGCTTGTCATCTGCAAGTAACGATACACTTCCCGGCAAGGATGAAGGTGTTGCAACCACAGCTGCGCATAAAGAAGGCAGTAATGCTGCAGTAGTTGTTGATAAAACGACAAATGGCATTTCTTTAAGCAGACCTACTTCAAAAGGTGGGGACGGAACAACAAAGAGCGTGTTGATTAATAGATCCCAGAACAGAGCTGATGCTCTGGAAGCTTTGCTTGAGTTATGTGCTCAGCTGCTTAAACAAGGGAAACTTGATGAACTGGCTGCTGTGTTAAGACCATTTGGAGAAGACACTGTCTCATCAAGAGAAACAGCAATATGGCTGACAAAGAGTCTTCTTTCATCACAGAAATTTAATTCAGAAACCTAA